Within Nodosilinea sp. FACHB-141, the genomic segment ACAGATTCGCGATCGGGGTGGGGGTTAGCTGTGGAGCTTGAGGGTGAGTTCGAGGTGGACTGGCTCAGAGGATTCAGGGTTGAGGATGCGAGCACTGTAGCGAGCGGTGGGGTTAGATTCCATAGCTTTTGTCAACCATTAGGACGTTTCGAAGCAGCTTATCCTGCCTAAAGGTTGACTGTCAACCATTAGGATGTGTCTGGATGGGTAAAACTCTGAAACTATGAACGCATGGGAAAAGCAGGCAAAGCGCTCAAGCAGGTTTTGGAGGACTACAGCATCAGCCAGTTTGCATTGGCGGTGGCTATGGATGTGGAACGCAACAACGTCTACCGCTGGGTCAATGAGAAGCGTGACCCAACAGCTGAGACAGTGGTGGAGATGGTTAGAGCGCTAAAAACCCTCAATTCTGAAGCCGCAAAAGCCTTCGTCGAACACTACCTCCTCAACGAAATCTTGTAGGGTGGGCACTATTAGCCCTACTTGCTACTTGCTTCTGTATAAAAAACTTCTTAAGTGATTTATACAGAAATTCATGGTTCAGAAGCCCATGTTTGGCAATCAGAAAAAGTGGTTTGCTCTGGCCAAGCCTCTAATATAGGTTTATCGCCTATCCGGGCAAGCAATGTTCTTGTTGTTTCCTTGTCTTCGGCTAAGCAAGCAAATCTAGCGTAGTTATTTATGTTCCACGCATCTGGATAAAGAGCGATAATGTCCTCAAAACCCGCCTTCATTTTCTCCCAACTTATTTTTGAACCGAACGGGTTCTCCTCAAACTCGGGATGCAAGTTAATTGCTCTCCAGTAAATACGAGCATACATCCCTCTTCCTTCGCACTTACTGGTTATAGTGGCTGCATCATCCGCAAAGTCAGCAGCCTCGCTAAAACTGCCACTCCACTTAGGCAACAAATACTCGAAGGCCGTTTGGTAAGTTTCCTGATAGTAGGGTTCTTTGGATACAGCGTCCTTTAGAAGCTTATTGACCTCTAGTTGGCTCCAGCCTTGCAATCTAGCTATAGTTAGCATTCGGACATACCACTCGGGATCGCTACTAGCAAACTCCTTACTCTCTTCTAGGCTTACTCTAGCCAATTCAACATTTTCATAAAAAGGTTCCCATGCTTCTGGAGGAACCTCATTAGCATATCCTTCTCCTCTAAAATACCAAGCGCGGTTTATGAGAAATGAGCTATATGCAATATGTGCAGCAGGCGATTTGGGGTATTTTTTGATCCATTGCAACAACTTTGCTTCAAAGCTTGTCCAATCTTTCTCATGATTGTAATCAGCGGGAAAAAGTCCGTCATAGAAAAGCTGGAGTTTCCATCGACCGTTCGGTGTTCGACTTGTTCTTTGTCTGTATAGACTATAATAACTTTCTAATTTTTCAAAGTCACTAGACGACAAAGCAGTTTCTGCTTGTGAGTAAATACTTTCCCTGGTCAATAATTCCGATTGTTCAGAACTCTGAGCCTGAACACAAGGCATGGTCGAGGCAGGTATGTCTGAGGAAATAGAAGTTTTGGTGGTAGATAGCGTAATGGTTAATGGGAGAATATGGCATCCCGAAAGAAGAAATAATAATGTCAAAGAAGTAGCTTTTCTTATTTTAAGCATAGCGCAAGAGACTATTTATCAAGGAAATCCTAGTTAGATAAATAGCGTAACATGATGCGAATTATCACAACATAGATGGCCGCTTCCAAAGTAAAAGAACAAAAATTGCATGAGGAGAGCATAAAGGTAGGCTGACAAGGTCGGCAGTGAGGAGGTGAGCTAGAAATTGCGACACTTCTAGCATCGATCTCCTTATGAACGAGATTTTTGTTCAATCTGCTCAGGCGAAAAGCTAAATAAGCAAACGGCTGGTGGGCAGTGCCCACCAGCCACCACGCGCACTTTGAAAAACGCGCAGTGCTGGTCATACAGCTTCACCACATTCCGCCGAAACGTTGCATTACGAACAAAAATTCTGCTCGGGAGTCAGAATAAAAACAGGGTTGGCGGGATTCGAACCCACGACCTGCCGCTTAGGAGGCGGCCGCTCTATCCTGCTGAGCTACAACCCCAGGTCTTTGGCCATTCTACACTCTGGCCTAGGGGCAAGGCTAAGCGCGAGTAAAGATCGCGCGGTGGACGGGCAGCCCCTGCTCTAGGGTGACCCGCTCGCGATCGGTCTGAGCCGGGAATGGGCTTTGGGGCAGCCAGTCTTCGCCCTGG encodes:
- a CDS encoding DUF4034 domain-containing protein — protein: MLKIRKATSLTLLFLLSGCHILPLTITLSTTKTSISSDIPASTMPCVQAQSSEQSELLTRESIYSQAETALSSSDFEKLESYYSLYRQRTSRTPNGRWKLQLFYDGLFPADYNHEKDWTSFEAKLLQWIKKYPKSPAAHIAYSSFLINRAWYFRGEGYANEVPPEAWEPFYENVELARVSLEESKEFASSDPEWYVRMLTIARLQGWSQLEVNKLLKDAVSKEPYYQETYQTAFEYLLPKWSGSFSEAADFADDAATITSKCEGRGMYARIYWRAINLHPEFEENPFGSKISWEKMKAGFEDIIALYPDAWNINNYARFACLAEDKETTRTLLARIGDKPILEAWPEQTTFSDCQTWASEP
- a CDS encoding helix-turn-helix transcriptional regulator encodes the protein MGKAGKALKQVLEDYSISQFALAVAMDVERNNVYRWVNEKRDPTAETVVEMVRALKTLNSEAAKAFVEHYLLNEIL